From Pararhodobacter zhoushanensis, the proteins below share one genomic window:
- a CDS encoding helix-turn-helix transcriptional regulator, protein MARTDRLMRLMDALRRLPQPVTAARLAAETAVSERQLYRDIATLRAGGALIDGAAGLGYTLTEDPALPPQSFSRLEIEALVLAMGGLAQMGDAALVEAGRNAVARIVATLPDRQGRQAMHPVLHAWYPPDPRPPVRVDLSLLRQACWDETSLRITYRDMQDQLTEREVWPLSLSYSERTFMLLAMCRLRMDFRVFHVNRIERAEPGGESFRPRRVALMREYRATWTSRQAR, encoded by the coding sequence ATGGCCAGAACCGACCGATTGATGCGTCTGATGGATGCGCTGCGCCGCTTGCCGCAGCCGGTGACCGCTGCCCGGCTGGCCGCCGAGACCGCCGTGTCCGAGCGCCAGCTCTACCGCGACATTGCCACGCTCAGGGCCGGGGGTGCGCTGATCGACGGGGCGGCGGGGTTGGGTTACACGCTGACCGAAGACCCCGCCTTGCCGCCGCAAAGCTTCTCCCGACTGGAGATCGAGGCGCTGGTGCTGGCCATGGGCGGGCTGGCACAGATGGGCGACGCGGCACTGGTCGAGGCCGGGCGCAACGCGGTGGCGCGCATCGTCGCCACCCTGCCTGACCGGCAGGGGCGGCAAGCGATGCACCCGGTCTTGCATGCGTGGTATCCCCCGGACCCGCGCCCGCCGGTCCGTGTGGATCTGAGCCTGCTCAGGCAGGCGTGCTGGGACGAAACCAGCCTGCGCATCACCTACCGCGACATGCAGGACCAGCTGACCGAGCGCGAGGTCTGGCCGCTGTCACTCTCTTACAGCGAGCGCACCTTCATGCTGCTGGCCATGTGCCGGCTGCGGATGGATTTCCGCGTGTTCCACGTCAACCGGATCGAACGGGCCGAGCCGGGCGGCGAGAGTTTCCGCCCGCGCCGCGTGGCCCTGATGCGCGAATACAGGGCCACGTGGACGAGTCGTCAGGCACGTTAA
- a CDS encoding M3 family metallopeptidase, which translates to MTNPLLSDWTGPFGLPPFDAIRDEDFAPAFDVALTEGRAAIAAIAGNPEPATFANTIEALEQADASLDKVGGVFFNLSGSDSNPAREALQRDLAPKLSAYSSEITSNAALFARVAALWDARDTLGLNAEQTRVLMLYHRMFVRAGAALDADGSTRMAAVKSRLASLGTQFTQNLLADERDWFMPLDDLSGLPDFAIDTAAGAAKERGLDGHVVTLNRSLIVPFLQYSTRRDLREKAYEAWVARGANGGETDNRGIAAETLALRHERATLLGYDNFAAYKLEPEMAGSPDKVRDLLMRVWEPARAKALDDAAAMEAQLHADGFTGPLEPWDWRYYSEKRRLALHDFDEAALKPYLSLDAMIEAAFDVAHRLFGLTFTPLDVPLYHPDARAWDVTRDGRHMAVFIGDYFARSSKRSGAWMSTFRDQSKLGGETRPVVVNICNFAKGDPALLSWDDARTLFHEFGHALHGMLTDVGYKFISGTSVARDFVELPSQLFEHWLEVPEVIETHAKHWQTGEPMPAELREKLKGAATWDQGFATVEFVASALVDLEFHDGAPPADPMQKQAQILESIGLPHAIRMRHATPHFAHVFSGDGYSSGYYSYMWSEVMDADAFQAFEEAGSAFDPETAKKLEDFILSAGGSDDAETLYLKFRGAMPGVEALLKGRGLVDA; encoded by the coding sequence GCCTTTGATGTCGCCCTGACCGAAGGCCGCGCCGCTATTGCCGCCATCGCGGGCAACCCCGAACCCGCCACCTTCGCCAACACGATTGAGGCGCTTGAGCAGGCCGATGCCTCGCTCGACAAGGTCGGCGGCGTGTTCTTCAACCTCTCGGGCTCGGACTCCAATCCGGCACGCGAAGCCCTGCAGCGCGATCTCGCACCGAAACTGTCGGCGTACTCCAGCGAGATCACCTCGAACGCCGCGCTTTTCGCCCGTGTCGCCGCCCTGTGGGATGCCCGCGACACGTTGGGTCTGAATGCCGAGCAGACGCGCGTCCTGATGCTTTATCACCGCATGTTCGTCCGCGCGGGTGCCGCGCTGGACGCGGACGGCTCCACGCGCATGGCGGCGGTGAAATCGCGTCTGGCCAGCCTTGGCACGCAGTTCACCCAGAACCTGCTGGCGGATGAACGCGACTGGTTCATGCCGCTGGATGATCTGTCCGGCCTGCCCGATTTCGCCATCGATACCGCCGCCGGGGCGGCCAAGGAACGGGGCCTCGACGGCCATGTCGTCACGCTGAACCGCTCGCTGATCGTGCCCTTCCTGCAATATTCCACCCGCCGCGACCTGCGCGAAAAGGCGTATGAGGCCTGGGTGGCGCGCGGTGCGAACGGTGGCGAGACCGACAACCGCGGCATCGCCGCCGAAACACTGGCCCTGCGCCATGAGCGCGCGACGCTCTTGGGCTACGACAATTTCGCGGCCTACAAGCTTGAGCCGGAAATGGCCGGCTCGCCGGACAAGGTGCGCGACCTGCTGATGCGCGTCTGGGAACCCGCGCGCGCCAAGGCGCTGGACGATGCCGCCGCGATGGAGGCGCAGCTGCACGCCGATGGCTTCACCGGCCCGCTGGAACCCTGGGACTGGCGCTATTACTCGGAAAAGCGCCGCCTTGCGCTGCACGATTTCGACGAAGCCGCGCTCAAGCCGTACCTCTCGCTCGACGCGATGATCGAGGCCGCCTTTGACGTGGCGCACCGCCTCTTCGGCCTGACCTTCACCCCGCTCGACGTGCCGCTCTACCACCCCGACGCCCGCGCCTGGGATGTCACCCGCGATGGCCGCCACATGGCGGTGTTCATCGGCGACTATTTCGCGCGGTCCTCCAAACGCTCGGGCGCGTGGATGTCCACCTTCCGCGATCAGAGCAAGCTGGGCGGCGAAACCCGGCCCGTGGTGGTCAATATCTGCAACTTCGCAAAGGGCGACCCCGCTTTGTTGTCCTGGGACGACGCGCGCACCCTGTTCCACGAATTCGGCCACGCGCTGCATGGCATGCTGACCGACGTTGGTTACAAATTCATTTCCGGCACCTCGGTCGCGCGCGATTTTGTCGAGCTGCCCAGCCAGCTGTTCGAACACTGGCTGGAAGTCCCCGAAGTGATCGAGACCCACGCAAAACACTGGCAAACCGGCGAGCCGATGCCTGCCGAGCTGCGCGAAAAGCTGAAAGGGGCGGCGACCTGGGATCAAGGCTTTGCCACGGTGGAGTTTGTCGCCTCGGCGCTGGTGGATCTTGAGTTCCACGACGGCGCGCCGCCCGCCGATCCGATGCAGAAACAGGCGCAGATCCTCGAATCCATCGGTCTGCCGCACGCGATCCGCATGCGCCACGCCACCCCGCATTTCGCGCATGTCTTCTCGGGCGACGGGTATTCCAGCGGCTATTACAGCTATATGTGGTCCGAAGTGATGGACGCCGATGCGTTTCAGGCTTTCGAGGAAGCGGGCAGCGCCTTCGACCCCGAAACCGCGAAAAAGCTTGAGGATTTCATCCTGTCGGCTGGCGGTTCCGACGATGCCGAAACGCTCTACCTCAAATTCCGCGGCGCGATGCCGGGGGTTGAGGCCTTGCTCAAGGGGCGCGGGCTGGTCGACGCCTGA